A part of Pararoseomonas sp. SCSIO 73927 genomic DNA contains:
- a CDS encoding tripartite tricarboxylate transporter substrate binding protein, whose translation MTPSRIALGRRQALALGGLSLLPGAARGAEGWPVRPVSIVAPFTPGGPVDVLARVIAQGIQAASGRPAVVDNRTGAQGNIGIDAVRRAAPDGHTLLLVPAGNLTINPTLMANLPFEVERDFAPVSLLATAPNVIVCANDLPVRSVAELVAYAGTRRDGVSYATPGVGSQLHLAGELLAQKAGIRMLHVPYRGSSQALTDVVAGNVQLLFTNLPAALAAIRAGQVRALALTTAARTPTAPEIPTLEELGIPGFDITSWYGLLAPRATPDATLEAIYRAVLAVLHAPATRTALEAQGLTVTDEGLAEFGARIRRETVTWAEVMRRGNIQSGL comes from the coding sequence ATGACCCCGAGCCGCATCGCCCTCGGACGCCGCCAGGCCCTCGCGCTGGGCGGCCTCTCGCTTCTCCCCGGCGCGGCGCGCGGGGCGGAGGGATGGCCCGTCCGGCCGGTGAGCATCGTCGCGCCCTTCACCCCGGGCGGCCCGGTGGACGTGCTGGCGCGCGTGATCGCGCAGGGCATCCAGGCCGCCAGCGGCCGGCCCGCCGTGGTGGACAATCGCACGGGGGCCCAGGGCAACATCGGGATCGACGCGGTGCGGCGCGCCGCGCCGGACGGCCACACGCTGCTGCTGGTGCCGGCCGGCAACCTGACCATCAACCCGACCCTGATGGCCAACCTGCCCTTCGAGGTGGAGCGCGACTTCGCCCCGGTCAGCCTGCTCGCCACGGCGCCCAACGTCATCGTCTGCGCCAACGACCTGCCGGTCCGCAGCGTGGCGGAGCTGGTGGCCTATGCCGGGACGCGGCGCGACGGCGTGAGCTACGCGACGCCCGGCGTCGGCAGCCAGCTGCACCTAGCCGGCGAGCTGCTGGCGCAGAAGGCCGGGATCCGCATGCTGCACGTGCCCTATCGCGGCTCCAGCCAGGCTCTGACGGACGTGGTCGCCGGCAACGTGCAGCTGCTCTTCACCAACCTGCCGGCCGCGCTGGCGGCGATCCGCGCCGGGCAGGTGCGCGCCCTGGCCCTGACCACCGCCGCCCGCACGCCCACCGCCCCCGAGATCCCCACCCTGGAGGAGCTGGGGATTCCCGGCTTCGACATCACCTCCTGGTACGGGCTGCTCGCGCCGCGGGCGACACCGGACGCGACGCTGGAGGCCATCTACCGCGCCGTGCTCGCGGTGCTGCACGCGCCGGCCACGCGGACGGCCCTGGAAGCGCAGGGGCTGACCGTGACGGATGAAGGGCTGGCCGAGTTCGGCGCCCGCATCCGGCGGGAAACCGTGACCTGGGCCGAGGTCATGCGGCGCGGGAACATCCAGTCGGGGCTCTGA
- a CDS encoding IclR family transcriptional regulator C-terminal domain-containing protein: protein MGKTETPPDPPLDDRYIVPGLSRGLELLLAFTPERRRMTLTEMGEAVGVTRSAVFRIAYTLDQLGFLTYDAGTRTYELGPQVLQLGYGYLASRDLVEVAAPHLEALRDRTGWSAHLGVLEGREVVYLARLPTRRSLSSVVQVGTRLPAHATTMGRVLLASLSPEALEHLYAGAVLEPRGPRIPTTLPALLAQAARDRAAGFAAHVAGYEAGVASVAAPVRDVAGATVAAINLSTVALLTSEPELRGPLAKEVLAAAARISTALGFDGRPAARA from the coding sequence ATGGGCAAAACGGAAACACCGCCGGATCCGCCGCTGGACGACCGCTACATCGTCCCCGGCCTCTCGCGCGGGCTGGAACTGCTGCTGGCCTTCACGCCGGAACGGCGCCGCATGACGCTGACGGAGATGGGCGAGGCGGTGGGCGTGACCCGATCGGCGGTCTTTCGCATCGCCTACACGCTCGACCAGCTCGGCTTCCTCACCTACGACGCGGGCACCCGCACCTACGAGCTCGGCCCCCAGGTGCTGCAGCTCGGCTACGGCTACCTCGCCTCGCGCGACCTGGTGGAGGTGGCGGCGCCCCATCTGGAGGCGCTGCGGGACCGCACGGGCTGGTCCGCCCATCTCGGCGTGCTGGAAGGGCGGGAGGTGGTCTATCTCGCGCGCCTGCCGACGCGGCGCAGCCTGTCCAGCGTGGTCCAGGTGGGCACGAGGCTGCCGGCGCACGCGACCACCATGGGCCGCGTCCTCCTGGCCAGCCTGTCGCCGGAGGCGCTGGAACACCTCTATGCCGGGGCGGTGCTGGAGCCCCGCGGCCCGCGCATCCCCACCACCCTGCCGGCGCTGCTGGCGCAGGCCGCGAGGGACCGCGCCGCCGGCTTCGCCGCCCATGTCGCGGGCTACGAGGCCGGGGTGGCCAGCGTGGCGGCGCCCGTGCGCGACGTGGCGGGCGCGACGGTGGCCGCCATCAATCTCTCGACGGTCGCCCTCCTCACCTCCGAGCCGGAGCTGCGCGGCCCCCTGGCGAAGGAGGTACTGGCCGCCGCCGCCCGGATCTCCACCGCCCTCGGCTTCGATGGGCGCCCCGCCGCCCGCGCGTGA